In Jejubacter calystegiae, the following are encoded in one genomic region:
- a CDS encoding DNA-processing protein DprA → MNLSPTAQATLLLTSYFSTSGSEDTRPLSNTEWGRFALWLKEKSTTPADLLLSEPKALLTSWHDPRIGADRILRLLSRGHSLALAVEKWQRAGLWIVTRSDPEYPGRLKQRLKTDSPPVLFGCGNKALLNAGGLAVIGSRNASIADLSFAELVGTKAAAEDTAIVSGGARGVDESAMSGAMHQGGIVVGVLSDGLLKAATSVKWRNGLMSGNLVLISPFYPEDGFNAGNAMARNKYIYCLADSSLVIHAGKKGGTLNGAQENLKKGWVPLWVKPTSDDTTANTELVAQGGHWCESDIQRLMLSSLFENTPTGKKEERQVDLFSLHEQPEIFAGGMAESRHEQTDEKPLSQQIDFYQLFITELYRLAATPVTVDYLVEHTGLHKSQINDWLKRATESGLIKKLRKPVRYQIQ, encoded by the coding sequence ATGAATTTATCCCCCACAGCCCAGGCGACATTACTACTGACCAGCTATTTTTCTACGTCAGGTAGTGAAGATACCCGCCCGCTTTCGAATACCGAGTGGGGCCGGTTTGCCTTGTGGTTGAAAGAAAAGTCGACGACGCCCGCCGATTTACTGCTCTCTGAACCAAAAGCATTGCTCACCAGTTGGCACGATCCCCGGATCGGTGCGGATCGAATATTGCGATTATTGAGCCGGGGACACAGCCTGGCACTGGCTGTAGAAAAATGGCAAAGGGCCGGTCTTTGGATTGTCACCCGTTCCGATCCTGAATATCCCGGGCGCTTAAAACAGCGGCTCAAAACAGACTCGCCGCCGGTACTGTTTGGATGTGGCAATAAGGCTCTGTTAAACGCCGGAGGGCTGGCGGTGATCGGTTCCCGAAATGCCAGTATTGCCGATCTCTCTTTTGCCGAACTAGTGGGCACCAAAGCCGCAGCCGAAGATACCGCTATCGTGTCAGGGGGGGCCCGCGGCGTTGATGAATCGGCAATGTCGGGGGCGATGCATCAGGGGGGGATTGTGGTTGGGGTGCTGTCCGACGGCCTGTTAAAAGCAGCGACCAGTGTGAAATGGCGCAACGGGTTGATGAGCGGCAATCTGGTTCTGATATCGCCTTTTTATCCCGAAGATGGATTTAATGCCGGTAACGCCATGGCTCGCAATAAATATATCTACTGCCTGGCGGACAGTTCTTTGGTGATTCACGCCGGTAAAAAAGGGGGCACGCTAAACGGCGCGCAAGAGAATCTGAAAAAAGGCTGGGTCCCCTTATGGGTAAAACCCACCTCTGATGATACTACCGCCAATACAGAGCTTGTTGCTCAGGGAGGTCACTGGTGTGAATCAGATATCCAGCGTCTGATGCTGTCCAGCCTGTTCGAAAATACCCCAACCGGTAAGAAAGAAGAAAGACAGGTCGATCTCTTTTCCCTGCACGAACAGCCTGAAATCTTCGCTGGCGGGATGGCGGAAAGCCGCCATGAACAGACCGACGAGAAGCCATTATCGCAGCAGATTGATTTCTACCAGTTGTTCATAACCGAACTGTACCGGCTTGCCGCAACCCCTGTAACGGTTGATTATCTGGTGGAACACACCGGGCTGCATAAATCGCAGATCAATGACTGGTTAAAACGGGCAACAGAGAGCGGTCTTATCAAAAAGCTCAGGAAGCCGGTACGCTATCAAATACAGTAG
- a CDS encoding RecQ family ATP-dependent DNA helicase has protein sequence MDKNQAQQLLQTALADPNAQFRDGQWEAIDALVNRNHKLLVVQRTGWGKSSVYFISTKIFRDRGLGPTIIISPLLALMRNQIESAARLGIVAETMNSANTADWQAVTQRMRDNQIDCLLISPERLANDTFIETVLHPIADRIALMVIDEAHCISDWGHDFRPDYRRIVSILRQMPPGTPVLGTTATANNRVLDDIKTQLGDIAIQRGSLSRESLALQTLILPDQASRLAWLAQVIPALPGTGIVYTLTVRDTEQVADWLNSRGINARAYHGSIEAAGFENSSIYRQHLEGLLLNNQIKVLVATTALGMGYDKPDLSFVIHYQAPGSIIAYYQQVGRAGRGIDRAIGILMSGVEDRDIHEFFRESAFPSQEQVNDILHALEESDGLTLREIEAQTNLSFSQIEKVLKLLSVENPAPVLKDHRRWVRTPVHYQMDHARIRHLIQQRAVEWAEVQNYLTDANCKMAFLRHALDDPNPTPCGKCSSCMGKPVINQSIESNLVHQAGTFLKRAEMVIEPKAQVAAGAFVEYGFKGNLPQSLRAQEGRVLSRWGDAGWGRIVAQHKRARYFGEELVEAMAEMIQQRWLPNPAPQWVCCVPSRQYPDLVPDFARRLAARLGLPFVDAISKIKDNQPQKNQQNRFHQCRNLDGAFAVSQNLPETPVLLIDDIIDSGWTLVVISALLQQAGSGVVYPTALAHFR, from the coding sequence ATGGACAAAAATCAGGCGCAGCAACTACTTCAGACCGCACTGGCAGACCCAAATGCCCAATTTCGTGATGGTCAGTGGGAGGCGATCGATGCCTTAGTCAACCGGAATCACAAGCTATTGGTGGTGCAACGCACCGGCTGGGGGAAAAGTTCGGTGTATTTTATTAGTACCAAAATCTTTCGTGACAGGGGACTCGGCCCCACGATTATTATCTCTCCCCTACTGGCGCTAATGCGCAACCAGATCGAATCCGCGGCCCGTCTGGGCATTGTAGCGGAGACGATGAACTCCGCGAATACCGCAGACTGGCAGGCCGTAACCCAACGTATGCGGGATAATCAAATCGACTGTCTGCTGATTTCCCCTGAACGTCTGGCGAACGACACCTTTATTGAAACGGTATTACACCCTATCGCTGACCGCATCGCGCTGATGGTCATCGACGAAGCCCACTGCATTTCCGACTGGGGACATGATTTCCGCCCTGATTACCGGCGAATTGTCAGCATCCTGCGCCAGATGCCACCGGGGACTCCAGTGCTCGGGACAACGGCGACCGCCAACAACAGAGTGCTGGATGATATCAAAACGCAACTCGGTGATATCGCTATCCAACGGGGCTCGCTGTCTCGCGAAAGCCTTGCACTACAGACACTGATACTTCCCGATCAGGCATCACGTCTGGCATGGCTGGCCCAGGTGATTCCGGCTCTCCCCGGGACAGGTATTGTCTACACATTAACGGTCCGTGATACGGAGCAGGTTGCTGACTGGTTAAATAGTCGGGGGATTAATGCCCGTGCCTATCATGGCAGCATTGAGGCCGCAGGCTTCGAAAATAGCAGTATTTATCGCCAGCATCTTGAAGGGTTGCTGCTCAACAATCAGATAAAGGTTTTAGTCGCAACCACGGCTTTGGGCATGGGCTATGACAAACCGGACTTAAGTTTTGTCATTCACTACCAGGCGCCCGGCTCTATCATCGCATACTACCAACAGGTGGGACGTGCGGGGCGAGGTATCGATCGTGCGATCGGTATTTTGATGTCGGGTGTGGAAGATCGGGATATCCATGAGTTTTTCAGAGAGTCTGCGTTTCCATCACAGGAGCAGGTGAATGATATTCTTCATGCACTGGAAGAGAGTGACGGACTGACCCTCCGCGAAATTGAAGCACAAACTAACCTGAGTTTTAGTCAGATCGAAAAGGTGCTGAAGCTGTTAAGCGTAGAGAACCCTGCCCCCGTTCTCAAGGACCACCGTCGCTGGGTAAGGACGCCGGTACATTATCAAATGGATCATGCCCGTATCAGGCATCTCATCCAGCAACGGGCTGTGGAGTGGGCGGAAGTGCAAAACTACCTGACCGATGCGAACTGCAAAATGGCCTTTCTACGCCATGCCCTGGACGACCCGAATCCAACGCCTTGCGGAAAATGTTCAAGCTGTATGGGGAAACCCGTTATCAATCAGTCTATTGAATCCAACCTGGTTCATCAGGCTGGCACATTTTTAAAGCGTGCTGAAATGGTCATAGAGCCCAAAGCCCAGGTTGCTGCCGGAGCCTTTGTGGAATATGGTTTTAAAGGTAACTTACCGCAATCATTACGGGCTCAGGAAGGCAGGGTATTATCCCGCTGGGGGGATGCCGGCTGGGGGCGAATCGTCGCACAGCATAAACGCGCCAGATACTTTGGTGAGGAGCTGGTAGAAGCGATGGCTGAAATGATCCAACAGCGCTGGCTGCCCAATCCCGCCCCACAGTGGGTGTGCTGCGTACCATCACGTCAGTATCCGGACCTGGTACCTGATTTTGCCCGGCGACTGGCCGCCCGTTTAGGACTCCCTTTTGTTGATGCTATCAGCAAAATCAAAGACAATCAGCCGCAGAAAAACCAGCAAAATCGCTTCCATCAATGCAGAAATCTGGATGGCGCCTTTGCGGTTAGCCAGAACTTACCTGAAACACCTGTTTTACTGATCGATGATATTATCGATTCCGGCTGGACGCTCGTCGTTATCTCAGCGTTATTGCAACAGGCAGGCAGCGGCGTTGTGTATCCCACTGCCCTTGCTCATTTTCGGTGA
- a CDS encoding citrate synthase, which produces MADKKATLTYNGEAVELDVLQGTLGQDVIDVRTIGSKGVFTFDPGFTSTASCESKITFIDGDEGILLHRGYPIDQLATESNYLEVCYILLYGEKPTQAEYDEFKTIVTRHTMIHEQITRLFHGFRRDSHPMAVMCGVTGALAAFYHDAMDVNIPRHREIAAFRLLSKMPTMAAMCYKYSIGQPFVYPRNDLSYAGNFLHMMFSTPCEEYKVNPVLERAMDRILILHADHEQNASTSTVRTAGSSGANPFACIAAGIASLWGPAHGGANEACLKMLEEINSKEHIPEFVRRAKDKNDSFRLMGFGHRVYKNYDPRATVMRETCHEVLNELGMKDDLLEVAMELEHIALNDPYFIERKLYPNVDFYSGIILKAMGIPSSMFTVIFAMARTIGWIAHWSEMHDDGIKIARPRQLYTGYQSRDFKSDIKR; this is translated from the coding sequence ATGGCTGATAAGAAAGCTACCCTCACCTATAATGGTGAAGCTGTTGAGCTGGACGTGCTACAAGGCACGCTCGGTCAGGATGTTATTGACGTCCGTACCATTGGTTCCAAAGGTGTATTCACTTTTGATCCCGGCTTTACCTCCACCGCATCCTGCGAATCCAAAATCACTTTTATCGACGGCGATGAAGGCATTCTTCTGCATCGCGGCTACCCGATCGACCAACTGGCGACCGAATCCAACTACCTGGAAGTGTGCTACATCCTGCTTTACGGCGAAAAACCGACCCAGGCAGAGTATGACGAGTTTAAAACCATCGTCACCCGTCACACTATGATTCACGAGCAGATCACCCGTCTGTTCCACGGCTTCCGCCGTGACTCTCACCCAATGGCGGTGATGTGCGGCGTCACCGGAGCGCTGGCGGCCTTCTATCACGATGCCATGGACGTAAATATTCCGCGCCATCGTGAAATCGCCGCGTTCCGACTACTATCTAAAATGCCGACCATGGCCGCGATGTGTTACAAGTACTCCATCGGCCAACCCTTTGTTTATCCCCGTAATGACCTCTCCTACGCCGGCAACTTCCTCCACATGATGTTCTCCACTCCCTGTGAAGAGTACAAGGTGAATCCGGTACTGGAGCGCGCCATGGACAGGATCCTGATCCTGCATGCGGATCACGAGCAGAACGCCTCGACCTCGACGGTGCGTACCGCAGGCTCTTCCGGCGCGAACCCCTTTGCCTGTATCGCGGCGGGTATCGCCTCGCTGTGGGGACCGGCGCACGGCGGCGCCAACGAAGCCTGTCTGAAGATGCTGGAAGAGATCAACTCCAAAGAGCACATTCCGGAATTCGTACGCCGCGCCAAGGACAAAAACGACTCCTTCCGTCTGATGGGCTTTGGTCACCGGGTATATAAAAACTACGACCCACGCGCCACCGTGATGCGTGAAACCTGCCACGAAGTGCTCAACGAACTGGGCATGAAGGACGACCTGCTGGAAGTCGCCATGGAGCTGGAGCACATTGCGCTGAACGACCCCTACTTCATCGAGCGTAAGCTGTACCCCAACGTCGACTTCTACTCCGGTATCATCCTGAAGGCGATGGGCATCCCTTCTTCCATGTTCACCGTTATCTTCGCCATGGCACGTACCATCGGCTGGATCGCGCACTGGAGCGAGATGCACGACGACGGCATCAAAATCGCTCGTCCTCGCCAGCTGTACACCGGCTACCAGAGCCGCGACTTTAAATCCGACATCAAGCGATAA
- the sdhC gene encoding succinate dehydrogenase cytochrome b556 subunit produces MGKTVKKQRPVNLDLTTIRFPVTAIASILHRVSGVITFVAVGILLWLLGLSLSSPEGFLVASSIMDSFIVKFIMWGILTALAYHVVVGIRHMLMDFGWLEETLEAGVSSARVSFIITVVLSILAGVLVW; encoded by the coding sequence GTGGGCAAAACCGTGAAAAAACAAAGACCTGTTAATCTGGATCTGACTACGATCCGGTTTCCCGTAACGGCTATAGCCTCCATCCTCCACCGCGTTTCCGGCGTGATCACCTTTGTGGCCGTCGGTATCCTGCTCTGGTTGTTGGGGTTGTCGCTATCCTCGCCCGAAGGCTTCCTGGTTGCCTCCTCAATCATGGATAGCTTCATCGTCAAGTTCATTATGTGGGGCATCCTCACCGCACTGGCTTACCACGTTGTCGTTGGTATCCGCCACATGCTGATGGATTTTGGCTGGCTGGAAGAGACCCTGGAAGCGGGCGTTAGCTCCGCGCGAGTCTCCTTCATCATCACCGTCGTGCTTTCAATTCTTGCAGGAGTCCTCGTATGGTAA
- the sdhD gene encoding succinate dehydrogenase membrane anchor subunit encodes MVSNASALGRNGVHDFLLVRATAIVIALYIIYMIGFFATSGELTWESWTAFFGSGFTKVFTLLALFSVLIHAWIGMWQVLTDYVKPVALRLVLQLAIVVALLVYVIYGFVVVWGV; translated from the coding sequence ATGGTAAGCAACGCTTCCGCATTGGGTCGCAATGGGGTACATGACTTTTTGCTGGTACGTGCTACCGCCATCGTAATCGCCCTTTACATCATCTACATGATCGGTTTCTTCGCCACCAGCGGTGAGCTGACCTGGGAATCCTGGACCGCCTTCTTCGGCAGCGGATTCACCAAAGTCTTTACTCTTCTGGCGCTGTTCTCGGTATTGATCCATGCCTGGATTGGCATGTGGCAGGTACTGACCGACTACGTTAAACCCGTGGCACTGCGTCTGGTGCTGCAGCTGGCCATCGTTGTGGCGCTGCTGGTTTACGTCATTTATGGATTCGTTGTGGTGTGGGGTGTGTGA
- the sdhA gene encoding succinate dehydrogenase flavoprotein subunit, with protein MKLPVREFDAVVIGAGGAGMRAALQISQSGQTCALLSKVFPTRSHTVSAQGGITVALGNSHEDNWEWHMYDTVKGSDYIGDQDAIEYMCKTGPEAILELEHMGLPFSRLDDGRIYQRPFGGQSKDFGGEQAARTAAAADRTGHALLHTLYQQNLKNHTTIFSEWYALDLVKNQDGAVVGCTALCLETGEVVYFKARATVLATGGAGRIYQSTTNAHINTGDGVGMAIRAGVPVQDMEMWQFHPTGIAGAGVLVTEGCRGEGGYLLNKHGERFMERYAPNAKDLAGRDVVARSIMIEIREGRGCDGPWGPHAKLKLDHLGKEVLESRLPGILELSRTFAHVDPVKEPIPVIPTCHYMMGGIPTKVTGQALTVNEKGEDVVIPGLFAVGEIACVSVHGANRLGGNSLLDLVVFGRAAGVHLHESIEEQGALRDASDSDVEGSLERLNRWNSTRSGEDPVQIRKALQACMQHNFSVFREGDAMAKGLAELKEIRERLKNARLDDTSSEFNTQRMECLELDNLMETAYATAHSANFRTESRGAHSRFDYPDRDDENWLCHSLYQPQNETMTRRKVNMEPKLRPAFPPKIRTY; from the coding sequence ATGAAATTGCCAGTCAGAGAGTTTGATGCTGTTGTTATTGGCGCAGGCGGCGCAGGTATGCGCGCGGCGCTACAGATTTCGCAAAGCGGGCAGACCTGCGCCCTGCTGTCGAAAGTGTTTCCTACCCGTTCCCATACTGTTTCCGCCCAGGGGGGCATCACCGTCGCCCTTGGTAACTCCCATGAAGATAACTGGGAGTGGCACATGTACGACACGGTAAAAGGCTCCGACTATATCGGTGACCAGGACGCCATTGAATATATGTGTAAGACCGGCCCGGAAGCGATTCTGGAGCTCGAACATATGGGACTGCCGTTTTCACGCCTGGATGATGGACGCATCTACCAGCGCCCGTTCGGCGGCCAGTCGAAAGACTTCGGCGGTGAGCAGGCGGCCCGTACCGCGGCGGCCGCTGACCGTACCGGCCATGCGTTGCTGCATACCCTGTATCAGCAGAACCTGAAGAATCACACCACCATCTTCTCCGAATGGTATGCCCTGGATCTGGTCAAGAACCAGGACGGTGCTGTCGTAGGCTGTACCGCTCTGTGCCTGGAAACCGGCGAAGTGGTTTACTTTAAAGCCCGCGCCACCGTACTGGCTACCGGCGGCGCAGGTCGTATCTATCAGTCCACCACCAACGCGCATATCAATACGGGCGACGGCGTGGGCATGGCTATCCGCGCCGGGGTACCGGTTCAGGATATGGAAATGTGGCAGTTCCACCCAACGGGCATTGCCGGCGCCGGTGTTCTGGTGACCGAAGGCTGCCGCGGCGAAGGCGGCTACCTGCTGAACAAGCACGGCGAACGCTTTATGGAGCGTTACGCACCCAATGCGAAAGACCTGGCGGGTCGTGACGTGGTGGCGCGCTCCATCATGATCGAAATCCGCGAAGGTCGCGGCTGCGATGGTCCGTGGGGCCCGCACGCCAAACTGAAACTCGACCACCTGGGTAAAGAGGTTCTTGAATCCCGCCTGCCGGGTATCCTGGAGCTGTCCCGTACCTTCGCCCACGTTGACCCTGTTAAAGAGCCGATTCCGGTTATCCCAACCTGCCACTACATGATGGGCGGTATTCCGACCAAAGTCACCGGCCAGGCGTTGACGGTGAACGAGAAGGGCGAAGACGTGGTGATTCCTGGTCTGTTCGCCGTAGGTGAAATTGCCTGCGTATCGGTCCACGGTGCTAACCGCCTGGGCGGTAACTCGCTGCTTGACCTGGTGGTCTTCGGTCGTGCTGCGGGCGTGCATCTGCACGAATCCATTGAAGAGCAGGGCGCCCTGCGCGACGCCAGCGACTCCGACGTGGAAGGTTCGCTGGAACGTCTTAACCGCTGGAACAGCACCCGCAGCGGTGAGGATCCGGTTCAGATCCGTAAGGCGCTGCAGGCCTGCATGCAGCATAACTTCTCGGTGTTCCGCGAAGGGGATGCGATGGCTAAAGGGCTGGCCGAGCTTAAAGAGATTCGCGAGCGTCTGAAAAATGCCCGTCTGGATGATACCTCCAGCGAATTTAACACCCAGCGCATGGAGTGCCTGGAGCTGGATAACCTGATGGAAACGGCTTACGCCACCGCACATTCGGCCAACTTCCGTACCGAGAGCCGCGGCGCCCATAGCCGCTTCGACTATCCGGATCGCGATGATGAAAACTGGCTGTGTCACTCCTTGTACCAGCCGCAGAATGAGACCATGACGCGCCGTAAGGTCAACATGGAACCCAAACTGCGTCCGGCATTCCCGCCGAAAATACGTACCTATTAA
- a CDS encoding succinate dehydrogenase iron-sulfur subunit, whose translation MKLEFSIYRYNPDVDDAPRMQEFTLEAEEGRDMMLLDALIQLKEKDPTLSFRRSCREGVCGSDGVNMNGKNGLACITPISALGNGKQKIVIRPLPGLPVIRDLVVDMGQFYAQYEKIKPYLLNNGTNPPAREHLQSPDQREKLDGLYECILCACCSTSCPSFWWNPDKFIGPAGLLAAYRFLIDSRDTETDNRLEGLSDAFSVFRCHSIMNCVSVCPKGLNPTRAIGHIKSMLLQRSA comes from the coding sequence ATGAAACTCGAATTTTCTATCTATCGTTACAACCCGGACGTTGACGATGCGCCGCGTATGCAGGAGTTCACTCTTGAGGCGGAAGAAGGGCGCGACATGATGCTGCTGGATGCGCTAATTCAGCTGAAAGAGAAGGATCCGACCCTGTCATTCCGTCGTTCCTGCCGTGAAGGGGTCTGCGGCTCCGATGGCGTGAACATGAATGGTAAGAATGGTCTGGCCTGTATCACGCCAATTTCGGCGCTGGGCAATGGAAAACAGAAAATTGTGATCCGACCGCTACCTGGATTGCCGGTTATTCGGGATCTGGTGGTAGACATGGGGCAGTTCTACGCTCAATATGAGAAGATTAAGCCTTACTTGTTGAATAATGGAACAAATCCACCTGCCAGAGAGCATTTACAGAGCCCCGATCAGCGTGAAAAACTGGATGGGTTGTATGAGTGCATTTTGTGCGCCTGCTGCTCGACCTCCTGTCCGTCTTTCTGGTGGAATCCGGACAAATTTATCGGCCCGGCAGGCCTGTTGGCCGCGTATCGCTTCCTGATCGACAGCCGCGATACGGAAACCGATAACCGTCTGGAAGGACTGAGCGATGCTTTCAGCGTATTCCGCTGTCACAGCATTATGAACTGCGTCAGCGTATGTCCTAAGGGACTGAACCCGACGCGTGCCATTGGCCATATTAAGTCCATGTTGTTACAGCGCAGCGCTTGA
- the sucA gene encoding 2-oxoglutarate dehydrogenase E1 component: MQKGAMKPWLDSSWLAGANQSYIEQLYEDYLTDPDSVDVAWRTMFQQLPGSGTKPDQFHSKTRDYFRRLAKDASRYTSSTSITDPDTGARQVKVLQLINAYRFRGHQQANLDPLGLWKQDKVPDLDPAFHNLTDADFQESFNVGSFAIGKETMKLGDLIEALQQTYCGSIGAEYMHITNTEEKRWIQQRIESVVGQPNFSEEEKKLFLSELTAAEGLERYLGAKFPGAKRFSLEGGDALVPMLKDMIRHAGKSGTREVVLGMAHRGRLNVLVNVLGKKPQDLFDEFAGKHKEHLGTGDVKYHMGFSSDVETEGGLVHLALAFNPSHLEIVSPVVIGSVRARLDRLDQPGINQVLPITIHGDAAVTGQGVVQETLNMSKARGYEVGGTVRIVINNQVGFTTSNPEDARSTPYCTDIGKMVQAPIFHVNADDPEAVAFVTRLALDFRNTFKRDVFIDLVCYRRHGHNEADEPSATQPLMYQKIKKHPTPRKIYADRLEQQKIATLEDATEMVNVYRDKLDAGECVVDEWRPMNMHSFTWSPYLNHEWDENYPSKVEMKRLQELAKRISSVPDTIAMQSRVAKIYNDRQSMANGDKPFDWGAAENLAYATLVDEGIPVRISGEDSGRGTFFHRHAVIHNQTNGSTWTPLAHVHNGQGDFKVWDSVLSEEAVLAFEYGYATAEPRTLTIWEAQFGDFANGAQVVIDQFISSGEQKWGRMCGLVMLLPHGYEGQGPEHSSARLERYLQLCAEQNMQVCVPSTPAQVYHMLRRQALRGMRRPLVVMSPKSLLRHPLAISSLDELANGTFQPAIGEIDELDPKAVKRVVFCSGKVYYDLLEQRRKNDQKDVAIVRIEQLYPFPHQVVQEVLKPFAHVRDFVWCQEEPLNQGAWYCSQHHFREAIPSQATLRYAGRPASASPAVGYMSVHQKQQQDLVNDALNVD, translated from the coding sequence ATGCAGAAAGGCGCGATGAAGCCCTGGCTGGACTCCTCCTGGCTGGCGGGCGCAAATCAGTCCTACATAGAGCAACTCTATGAAGACTACTTAACCGATCCTGACTCAGTGGACGTCGCATGGCGTACCATGTTCCAGCAGCTTCCCGGCAGCGGAACCAAACCGGATCAATTTCATTCAAAAACACGTGATTATTTCCGTCGTCTGGCGAAGGATGCCTCACGTTATACCTCCTCCACCTCGATTACCGATCCCGATACCGGCGCCAGGCAGGTCAAGGTTCTCCAGCTGATCAACGCATACCGTTTCCGCGGCCATCAGCAGGCGAACCTTGACCCGCTCGGCCTGTGGAAACAGGACAAGGTGCCGGATCTGGACCCCGCTTTCCACAACCTCACGGACGCCGATTTCCAGGAAAGCTTTAACGTAGGCTCCTTTGCCATCGGCAAAGAGACCATGAAGCTTGGCGATCTGATAGAAGCCCTGCAGCAGACCTACTGCGGCTCTATCGGCGCTGAGTATATGCATATCACCAACACCGAAGAGAAGCGCTGGATTCAGCAGCGTATCGAGTCGGTGGTCGGGCAGCCGAACTTTAGCGAAGAAGAGAAGAAACTTTTCCTGAGCGAACTGACTGCCGCCGAAGGCCTTGAGCGCTACCTCGGCGCCAAATTCCCGGGAGCCAAGCGCTTCTCGCTGGAAGGGGGCGATGCCCTGGTGCCGATGCTGAAGGATATGATTCGTCACGCAGGCAAGAGCGGCACCCGTGAAGTGGTGCTGGGCATGGCGCACCGCGGTCGTCTGAACGTGCTGGTCAACGTGCTGGGTAAAAAGCCCCAGGATCTGTTCGATGAGTTTGCCGGCAAGCATAAAGAGCATCTCGGCACCGGTGACGTGAAGTACCATATGGGCTTCTCTTCCGACGTCGAGACCGAAGGCGGCCTGGTTCACCTGGCGCTGGCCTTTAACCCCTCGCACCTGGAGATCGTCAGCCCGGTGGTGATTGGTTCGGTTCGTGCGCGTCTGGATCGTCTGGACCAGCCTGGCATCAATCAGGTACTGCCGATCACCATCCACGGCGACGCGGCCGTGACCGGTCAGGGCGTGGTTCAGGAGACCCTGAACATGTCCAAGGCTCGCGGTTATGAAGTGGGCGGCACGGTACGCATTGTGATTAACAACCAGGTGGGCTTTACCACCTCGAATCCTGAAGATGCGCGCTCCACCCCGTACTGCACCGACATCGGTAAGATGGTTCAGGCGCCGATTTTCCACGTCAATGCTGACGATCCGGAAGCGGTCGCCTTCGTGACGCGTCTGGCGCTGGATTTCCGTAACACCTTTAAGCGTGACGTCTTTATCGATCTGGTCTGCTATCGCCGCCACGGCCATAACGAAGCCGATGAGCCGAGCGCGACTCAGCCGCTGATGTATCAAAAGATCAAAAAGCACCCGACGCCGCGTAAGATCTACGCCGATCGTCTGGAGCAGCAGAAGATCGCCACCCTGGAAGATGCCACCGAAATGGTCAACGTTTACCGCGATAAGCTGGATGCTGGCGAATGCGTGGTGGACGAGTGGCGTCCGATGAATATGCACTCCTTCACCTGGTCCCCGTATCTGAACCATGAGTGGGACGAAAACTACCCGAGCAAAGTAGAGATGAAGCGTTTGCAGGAGCTGGCTAAGCGCATCAGCAGCGTGCCGGACACCATCGCGATGCAGTCGCGGGTAGCGAAAATCTACAACGACCGTCAGTCCATGGCCAACGGCGATAAGCCGTTCGACTGGGGCGCCGCGGAAAACCTGGCCTACGCCACCCTGGTGGATGAAGGCATTCCGGTACGTATCTCCGGTGAAGATTCCGGTCGCGGGACCTTCTTCCACCGTCATGCGGTCATTCACAATCAGACTAACGGCTCCACCTGGACCCCGCTGGCCCACGTTCACAACGGCCAGGGTGACTTCAAAGTGTGGGATTCGGTGCTGTCGGAAGAGGCGGTTCTGGCCTTTGAATATGGCTATGCCACCGCAGAGCCCCGCACCCTGACTATCTGGGAAGCCCAGTTCGGCGACTTCGCCAACGGCGCCCAGGTGGTGATCGACCAGTTCATCAGCTCCGGCGAGCAGAAATGGGGCCGGATGTGTGGCCTGGTGATGCTGCTGCCTCACGGCTATGAAGGTCAGGGGCCGGAACACTCCTCCGCTCGCCTGGAGCGCTATCTGCAGCTCTGCGCCGAGCAGAACATGCAGGTCTGCGTGCCTTCCACTCCGGCTCAGGTCTACCACATGCTGCGTCGTCAGGCGCTGCGCGGTATGCGCCGCCCGCTGGTGGTGATGTCGCCCAAGTCTCTGCTGCGTCATCCGCTGGCGATTTCGAGCCTGGATGAGCTGGCCAACGGCACCTTCCAGCCGGCTATCGGTGAAATTGACGAGCTGGATCCGAAGGCCGTTAAGCGCGTTGTCTTCTGTTCCGGGAAGGTCTATTACGACCTGCTGGAACAGCGCCGCAAGAACGATCAGAAAGATGTTGCCATCGTGCGCATCGAACAGCTCTATCCGTTCCCGCACCAGGTGGTGCAGGAAGTACTGAAGCCGTTCGCCCACGTACGCGATTTTGTCTGGTGTCAGGAAGAGCCGCTTAACCAGGGCGCCTGGTACTGTAGCCAACACCACTTCCGTGAAGCGATTCCGTCACAGGCCACGCTGCGTTATGCAGGTCGCCCCGCATCGGCATCGCCTGCGGTTGGATATATGTCAGTTCACCAGAAACAACAACAGGATCTGGTCAACGACGCGCTGAACGTCGATTAA